DNA from Bacillus sp. Marseille-P3661:
GCGAGACAATTTGGCGATGATTTTGAAGTCTTGCTAAATCAAGCTAGAGATGTTGAATCCATGCTTTATAATAAGGAACCAGTATATCCAATTATCGGTAAAATGAATAAAGATAGTGAAAATGCTGCTTCAGAATTAAGAGATTTTAAAAAGGCTGGGTTAGAATTAATTAAATCATGCCAAATAAAAAGCGTTGTTAATCCATTATTGGCAGACCATGTTGTTAGAGAAGCGGAACATTTCTTGTATATGATTCATGTTTTAGAGAATCGGTTAGAGAAGAAACAAAAAGAAAATCCATTGTAAATTAATAGGATAAATGTGTCCAATGCAGCATGTTCAAATTATAAGATATTGGATATGTAGTGTTTTGTATTTTTGCCAAGTTTGTTGAATAAGCCTGCTATGTCATTTTTTCAGCAATACTTTTTAGCTCTTTTGCTCGGTTCATGATAAACCTCGTCATATATTTCTCCAAAAATAACTTGTCAGCAATTAAACCAAAGGGACCAAAAGGTGATGTATACTCAAATGTATCGATCATTAAGGTCCCATCTTTTTCTTGTAAAAACCGATGTGTATGTGTAAAAGAACTAAAAGCTCCTTTTAGCATAATATCTACAAATACAGTGGGCTTTTCCATATGAATAACTTTGGCCGTTAACCTTTGTTTAATACCAAAATGAATAGCTTCCCAAGTAACAGTATCCCCCTCCT
Protein-coding regions in this window:
- a CDS encoding SRPBCC family protein, yielding MPIINHSQFIKAPVEICFDLARNVDIHTKTTAKTKERAVDGVTQGLLKEGDTVTWEAIHFGIKQRLTAKVIHMEKPTVFVDIMLKGAFSSFTHTHRFLQEKDGTLMIDTFEYTSPFGPFGLIADKLFLEKYMTRFIMNRAKELKSIAEKMT